One Nitrospirota bacterium DNA segment encodes these proteins:
- a CDS encoding tetratricopeptide repeat protein, producing the protein MANPRIEPLKKVLGIDPNDDVAWFGLGKAYMEDSNFEEAVQALEGCLKVKPTYSAAYYALAQSLHKLGRIEDCRLICDQGIEVSTKNGDAMVTKNLGLLKQTLG; encoded by the coding sequence ATGGCAAACCCTCGGATCGAGCCGCTCAAGAAAGTGTTGGGGATAGACCCGAACGACGACGTGGCCTGGTTCGGCTTGGGGAAGGCTTACATGGAGGACTCGAATTTCGAGGAGGCGGTCCAGGCCCTGGAAGGGTGTCTCAAGGTCAAGCCCACCTACTCAGCCGCCTACTATGCCCTGGCCCAGTCGCTCCACAAGCTGGGGCGGATCGAAGACTGCCGCCTGATCTGCGACCAGGGGATTGAGGTTTCGACGAAAAACGGCGATGCGATGGTCACGAAAAATCTGGGGCTCCTCAAACAGACCCTCGGCTAA